The DNA region aaatttgctaaaaaaaaaatgcttatgaAATTTTTAGATAAACCTCAgaatttctgaggtttttcacGTTAATCTTGAAATTTATgctttttctagcaaatgttcgacttttcaaactcaaaaatttccatattttttctagaaattttctgatattaatctcaaaatttcagatttttttcccccagcagaTTTGTGTTATCTCAAAATTTTAGAGTTTATTctgacatccatccatccatccattttctttacgCCATTGTCCCCAGTGGGGTCgtgagggctgctggtgcccatctccagctaacgttcagGGCGAGCAGctgggttcaccctggacaggtcgccagtctgtcacagagTTTATTCTAACAAATTCTCAAAttgtcaaactcagaaatttccaaacttttttctCGAAAATTTTGATTATCTcaaaatttcaattttttttttttttttagcacatttaagtaaaattctcagagttttttttggcagaaactTACTATACATTTTATTCTGTCTACAGCAGCACTAATTTATCGTCGTGCCAAATATTCCTGAaagtgtttcatattttcactAACGGTCGCCTGTAGGaatcaagcttttatttttgaaactccTTCCCGGAAGTGGTCCCCTGCTCATCGTGGCTGCCTTGACATTGGTCCCTGTCCAGAAGCGGGCCGCTGGGTGGATGATGGCGGTGTCGGTGCTGCTGGTGCTGGAGCTGTGCCTGTACACCTGCTGCTTCGTGTGTGGGATCGTCGCCGCCGCCTCCCTCACCATCGTCCAGGTGAGATTCACGGAGAAACCCCGCTTCTACCGGGGCTTCCACCGGGGCGCCGCGCTCTCTCTTCCGGGGGAACTCACTTCTCTGTTCCGGGGAGTGctaaaaagtttagaaaacacGGAACCAAAAGAGAAAGCCTTGCTTAAACTAAACAGTGCCTTTAGCTACTACTGTAGCAACTATTTAACTTCCCTCCCAcacaaatgtttaaagttttgacACGTTCTCACGTCCCTCTAACGGCGTCGTGTATTTTATCCGTGGTGTCACatcagtaaactttaattttattccGATTCCCAGCTTTTAAAGCgtaacagctgttttatttgtaactATTATGAAGGAATATTTCATATTAAATGTGcagcgaaaaaaaaaaatctaatgtagGTAACAGGAAAACACAAGTTCATCACGGCtaagtgttttaaatgttatgttcGGGTTTTATTTTAGTGTGTTTTCGTTACAAATGTTGGAGGAAATGTGAACATGTGCGCCAGTAATAAGCGAGTCTTGTGATCGAGTCGCTAGTCGCGCCCATCCATCCTCTCTCCCTTGTATGGAACTCTGGAAGTGCCAAATgtagaaatcagaaaaaaataatttattggacatttgttaaatgcaaaaaaataaaaaagaattttgtCAGATAAACCATGATATGAGATTTTATACGttttaatttagtaaagaaTGCAGCACTGtaattggaagacattttaaacacatcAAAAACTGTGATCTCAAAcctgtctttctctctgtgtcaGGGTAACTTCGGCGGTCTGTGCATGCTGTATGGACGAGTCAGCTACAATGCGACAGGAAACGTCGTCGGAGTCCAGGCTTCCACCTCTGCCTCTCTGTGCTACTTTGTGTCGGCCATTTCCATAATGGTGGCAGTGGTGTGTTTCTCCCTGTCTGTGTACTGGGTGTACGCTTTCTGCATGGAGGGAGAAATGAGAAGGTGACGAGAGTCCGTCCTCATGACGAGACATGTCAGGACATGTCCTgtcttgtcatttttattattttaatcaccGCCCAAACCAGAGGAGTGACACATGAAGCAAAACAAGCTAACCTGTTGTTATTCCTTTAAACTTCAGGAACTGGAGCAGTTGTTGATctaatttatttacacatttttatgaaaactatctgaaaggtttatttttttgatgGTTTATTCCAAATGAAACAGATCGATAGGCTGCATTTAGataaatctggaaaaatttgttttgggCGACTCCAGGCTCAACTTTTCTTTCTTGGATTGTAACATTTCTGGAGCTTTCAgccaataaagaaacaacaaaccTGTTACAATAACAAAacttgctggacaataaattgtcccagaagttattgcaataaacaataactcTTGTTTTGAGAACAATTTCAAGAAATATACAAGAAATCATTGTCAAAGAGCAATAAACTTAAATTTCTAACAAACCTTTAACATCGAAtctgggagacattttaattaaacaacaaataaattagttatgaagtctctgtaaacaaaattgttctttaaaaaagagTTAATTGAGATCAAAGctccagactgaagactttccTCATTCAGTCATCGGTAGAAAtagatgagagaaaaaaaaacaaccatgcaaatggaaattattgagctcgttttcatttattgttttatacttaattgatttactgcttATTACTACagggataaataaaatataaagctaGAAAACGCTGAACGTTTCGCGATATTGTGTGATTATTGTCGTAAAATGTAGAGCAAAACCAAATAGACGCAACAAGAAAACGCTGTTTCAGAAATTCAAGCTGCAGAACTTTTATGAATATCTAATATTTGCAATGGGTTCATATAGActaaatcctaccaagtattttttgtcttgcaaatatcttagcacacttgaaataagacaaaactaacttacaagttacttttcagcaagatatgagagcttgtttaaagtcattaatTCCTTAAATGATGAAGAACAAAGTACAGAATCAGAGATGGCggcgactttcttgctatatttagcaacatttcagacaaaaatttattggtattggccaaaatcggaatAGGCAGATCAGACTTTTAaagatcggccagaaaactgccgATCTTTAAAAGTCTCAACCTGCCCTTTATTTGAAGGACAATTATGtctacagagacttcataattcatattgcttgttttctgtttttgtttaattattttgtatatttaaaacatctttcagttccgtgttaaatgttcataagAATTTAACGTTTATTAATCTTTTGAGAATGTGTACTTGCATTAATATGCCATTaatattatattacttgaaaatggtctcaaaacaacaataatatcgcaataacttctgggaaaTTTGTCATTGTGACAGATTTACTGTCTGGTTTGAGTAAATATCTTGTTTCTGCTGTGGTCAAAGGCTCAGCTGAAtcctcctttctctttctctgcgCCGTTCGTCCTgctcttcctgcttcctgtcgtCCTCCAGGGAGCGCCTGTGGCTGAACGTGATGGTGTTTGTGAGCGGCATCTTTCTGTTCTTCCTGCTCATCACCGGCTGCATGCTGAAGATCGGCCGCGACTCGCTCTGCGACTCCATCCGCCAAACCGTTACCGGGGTCAAAAGGTGCTCACCTTTTCCTCCTCTGGTCAGAAACCAGACAGGGTCAGATATGAACACAAAACCACAAAGTAAACTAAGctcatttcagctttttatttctgagttttcacGGGAAGCTggatctttatttttctgattttctctctAAATATCATAGAGATAATATggaagatgttttcttttgattttatttgaactggTGCAGTCAAAAAAGCCAAACTTTGCTTTTCCTTCTCCGCAAAAAGACATAGCTTTGTGTGATAAATGACGATTTTATTCATGTAGCTTTTATATAGCTttaatgtagcttttttttaaactctccGTTGGGTTAATAAAACTTGCTTAGAGCCACGAATGTTATatgaacttttgaaaaaaaaaaaaaaaaagaagacgtaaatttctgataaatatctactttgggaaaattgaaaaaacactattttactTAAACTATTACAAGCAGAATGAAATTTGTACTTgtggaatattattttttatatgtaatcAATTTAGTTCATATAAATCAAGATGGCTGCTAACTTTAGTCCAGAAGCTTCTGCCCCACAGTTACTAACGGCAACAGAAAtaaagggggaggagctgtcagttactggttgctGTGGTAACCACCAGACCTTTACACACCAAGACATGTCAGGTGAAAGTAATtttttgactaaacaaaataaatttgaagaaccgatacaaacaaatgtttgacaaacttcacatttGTGATATTGTCAAAGTAAAAACCTGttacaaatgtaatatttgaagATTTTACAATTTAGTTGAGCATAAAgtaatcacatttttacatataattttttttttatcaccaatTAGTGCATATAGAACAAACATTACAGACTAACTAAAAGCAAAAGGAGGTATTGATCTACAAAATAGAATGGAGAATGAATatcagtaacaaaaaaaaaaacaagggatgcattaaaaacaaacacaaaacattatcAAATGGtactacaacaaaaacaatgaagttGTTTATCATATGTAGATTAGGATAAAACTATATACTCTTCTATAAAAGATGAGGTACAAATTTCCTTTAGCTTTgtgtctgagttttttttcttctttgttttcaagTTGTGACGAAGTTCAGAGCAAAAATTGGGTCAGTCCACTTCAAGGAACGAGGATCTATACCAACCTTCACAAATCAGAGGTATGGATCTCACCACATTCtgatattcatatttattcaaaatgcTTGATGCGTActgattgtttattttcctgtttttgtgtcGCATTGCTCCTCAGACAGCGGTCTGGGTCAACTTCTTCTTCTGGATCATCATTGGGGCGTTGGTGATCGTCCAGAAGCGCCAGAGTTCGGGGGCGAAGCTTGTTCCCACGCCGGCCGGATCCCTCTTCGGCGAGCCGGGGGCGACCGCCGCAGAGACGGAGCCGTTCTTCAACCGGCCCCCGCGGCCGCAGTAATACCCGGTGACCGCTGGGAAAACTGGagatgtttcttattttatacTACGtacatttcaggtttttctgtAATCAGCAGCGTACTTTAGTGACAGTAATCACAGTTTGTGCTTTTGGCATTGTAATTCAAAGATTTAAGAATGTAACTAAAGccaatttagtttatttgtttgtattttttaagttgttgaatcaaaaactttgtttttcagccaaAAATCGGGAAACCTTTATTGCTGCAACTTATTTTTCATAATCTTTACCttcaattttgtaaaaaaaaaaaaaaaaaatcaaccaagtTTTGTTTCAGTAACACTGAGATAACTTAAGACTCTAGATCTGATACAGACCTTGTGTCCTTATGtgagtcagaaatgttttttattcacctAAATCAAGTATTAAATATCAATATAACCTCTGCAGCTTCAAATGTGAATGTTTGCATTGATATTacttgatgtttttgtgttaaatctGTAAAAGAAGCCCTTATTTGAGAAGAAATATTGCTAAATGTCTCCTCCTGCTGGCCAATACTAAAGTCATTTGTACTGGAATACAGcttcttgtttcttttaagataaatcttttggtttttgcaaagtatattttaaatgttcaacacACACGCActataatttcatgttttactttaGACAGACATTTATCTTTGTGACCATCCCAGTCTTTACTActtgttttcctctctggtggttgtacaaaatgtacataccaaccccagaacaaaagcaaacaacCTTAA from Xiphophorus maculatus strain JP 163 A chromosome 14, X_maculatus-5.0-male, whole genome shotgun sequence includes:
- the tmem179b gene encoding transmembrane protein 179B, with translation MMAVSVLLVLELCLYTCCFVCGIVAAASLTIVQGNFGGLCMLYGRVSYNATGNVVGVQASTSASLCYFVSAISIMVAVVCFSLSVYWVYAFCMEGEMRRERLWLNVMVFVSGIFLFFLLITGCMLKIGRDSLCDSIRQTVTGVKSCDEVQSKNWVSPLQGTRIYTNLHKSETAVWVNFFFWIIIGALVIVQKRQSSGAKLVPTPAGSLFGEPGATAAETEPFFNRPPRPQ